From the genome of Paraburkholderia aromaticivorans, one region includes:
- a CDS encoding methyltransferase domain-containing protein, giving the protein MSPAPAQSGRPAYDSQRLRRIFDRRAATFADVAFLPREIAQRMRERLDYIKVTPASVLDAGCGMGEDIPALRERFPEAPVFGSDLSHGMLTRALQHDAGDTSWRRFLPATLGKALGARGPRFAQADFSALPFAAGAFEFIWSNLALHWHSRPDLVFPEWQRVLKVNGLLMFSTLGPDSLKELRGAYAEVEAAHGVASRKHVIDFVDMHDLGDMLVESGFEIPVMDQEVLTITYKSPESLLADVRRWGAYPFEREASSSAAARRLHKALLAALEARRRADGTIALTFEVIYGHAWKAVPRTTAEGHGIVRIEDIGRGSARNR; this is encoded by the coding sequence ATGTCCCCAGCTCCCGCTCAATCAGGCCGTCCGGCCTATGACTCCCAACGCCTGCGGCGGATCTTTGACCGCCGCGCGGCGACTTTCGCCGACGTCGCGTTCCTGCCTCGCGAAATCGCGCAGCGCATGCGCGAGCGTCTCGATTACATCAAGGTCACGCCGGCAAGCGTGCTCGATGCCGGCTGCGGGATGGGTGAAGACATTCCCGCTTTGCGCGAACGCTTTCCCGAGGCGCCGGTGTTCGGCTCCGACCTGTCGCACGGCATGCTCACGCGCGCGCTGCAGCACGATGCGGGTGACACGAGCTGGCGGCGCTTTTTGCCCGCCACGCTCGGCAAGGCACTCGGCGCGCGTGGGCCACGCTTCGCGCAAGCGGACTTCTCGGCGCTGCCGTTCGCGGCCGGCGCCTTCGAATTCATCTGGTCCAATCTGGCGTTGCACTGGCATTCGCGGCCCGATCTCGTGTTTCCCGAGTGGCAGCGCGTGTTGAAAGTCAACGGCCTGCTGATGTTCAGCACGCTCGGTCCCGACTCCCTCAAGGAGTTGCGTGGCGCCTACGCCGAAGTCGAGGCCGCGCACGGCGTCGCCTCGCGCAAGCATGTGATCGACTTCGTCGACATGCACGACCTGGGCGATATGCTGGTGGAAAGCGGTTTCGAGATTCCGGTGATGGACCAGGAAGTTCTCACCATCACCTACAAATCCCCTGAGTCGCTGCTCGCCGACGTGCGCCGTTGGGGCGCCTATCCGTTCGAGCGCGAAGCCTCGTCGAGCGCTGCCGCGCGCAGACTGCACAAGGCTTTGCTGGCTGCGCTCGAAGCCCGCCGGCGCGCCGACGGCACGATCGCGCTGACCTTCGAGGTGATCTACGGACACGCATGGAAAGCGGTGCCGCGCACTACCGCCGAAGGTCATGGGATCGTGCGGATCGAGGACATCGGGCGAGGTTCGGCACGGAATCGTTGA
- the trmL gene encoding tRNA (uridine(34)/cytosine(34)/5-carboxymethylaminomethyluridine(34)-2'-O)-methyltransferase TrmL codes for MFNVVLVEPEIPPNTGNVIRLCANTGARLHLIEPLGFPLDDAKLRRAGLDYHEYAQMNVHADWAAFIAKESPDPARMFAFTTRGSGRFHEHAFQSGDWFVFGAETRGLPDSVLDQFANDQRVRLPMRPGNRSLNLSNTVAIVVFEAWRQTGFDGGA; via the coding sequence ATGTTCAATGTCGTTCTCGTAGAACCGGAAATCCCGCCGAACACCGGCAACGTGATCCGCCTGTGCGCCAACACCGGCGCGCGGCTCCATCTGATCGAACCGCTCGGCTTTCCGCTCGACGATGCCAAGCTGCGCCGCGCCGGACTCGACTATCACGAGTACGCGCAAATGAACGTGCACGCCGACTGGGCGGCGTTCATCGCCAAAGAGTCGCCGGACCCGGCGCGCATGTTCGCCTTCACCACGCGCGGCTCGGGCCGCTTTCACGAGCACGCGTTCCAATCCGGCGACTGGTTCGTATTCGGCGCCGAAACGCGCGGCCTGCCCGACTCGGTACTCGACCAGTTCGCCAACGATCAGCGCGTGCGCCTGCCCATGCGGCCGGGCAACCGCAGCCTGAACCTGTCGAACACCGTCGCGATCGTGGTATTCGAAGCCTGGCGTCAGACCGGCTTCGACGGCGGCGCCTGA
- a CDS encoding ComF family protein, with protein MPLRPISSFSGRRFARFVRAVNSAWPRVTQAALPNLCALCGNLSHATMCAGCDAAYWNEGRLRCTVCAVPLSAARWAARTQYRCADCLGEPPPFDATLALADYRAPLDTLAVGLKFRARLMLAREFGQRLARLARDSWQDLAEWPDVIAPVPLAPKRLIERGYNQAWQIAKPLAGALNVRSDATLLHRVIHTAPQSRLDLDARRLNVGRAFKVAGAVQGLHVGIVDDVMTTGATLEALARTLKAAGARRVTNFVALRTPKN; from the coding sequence ATGCCACTCCGACCCATTTCGTCTTTTTCCGGCCGCCGATTCGCGCGTTTCGTGCGTGCCGTCAATTCGGCATGGCCACGTGTGACGCAGGCTGCGCTGCCGAATCTGTGCGCCTTATGCGGCAATTTGTCGCATGCGACGATGTGTGCCGGTTGCGACGCGGCCTACTGGAACGAAGGCCGGTTGCGCTGCACTGTCTGCGCGGTACCGTTATCCGCCGCGCGATGGGCGGCCCGCACCCAGTATCGGTGCGCGGATTGCCTCGGCGAGCCGCCACCGTTCGACGCCACGCTGGCCCTTGCCGACTATCGCGCCCCGCTCGACACGCTGGCGGTCGGTCTGAAATTCCGCGCCCGGCTTATGCTGGCGCGCGAGTTCGGGCAACGCCTCGCGCGTCTCGCCCGTGATTCCTGGCAAGACCTCGCTGAATGGCCCGACGTGATCGCGCCCGTGCCGCTTGCCCCAAAACGCCTCATCGAGCGTGGCTATAACCAGGCGTGGCAAATCGCGAAGCCGCTGGCTGGCGCGCTCAATGTGCGCAGCGACGCGACCCTGCTGCATCGGGTGATTCACACCGCGCCGCAGTCGCGGCTCGATCTCGACGCCCGCCGTCTGAACGTAGGCCGTGCCTTCAAGGTCGCAGGGGCCGTGCAAGGCCTGCATGTCGGCATCGTCGACGACGTGATGACGACCGGCGCGACACTCGAGGCGCTGGCTCGCACGCTCAAGGCCGCCGGTGCGCGGCGGGTCACCAACTTCGTCGCGCTGCGCACGCCGAAAAACTAG